A portion of the Desulfopila inferna genome contains these proteins:
- a CDS encoding HlyD family type I secretion periplasmic adaptor subunit, whose protein sequence is MEAADGTLSGKGMKKEKSELEILEYQPDAVEIEEKPVAGKVRWVLYVILGTLIAVVIAAIVFRVDRIIVAEGKLITTSPTIVVQPLNAAIIRSIDVQVGDIVEEGQVLATLDSTFTSADLSQLKRQRLTLSTQLRRIKSELQNTLFVGLPEEGEDGLLQEQLFRQRKLILQRTKQLSDDKKAALESKRTLNAIKRKGSEGQLKLLRDVEGTTAKMPQNGSEYRLRVLESQKNRHLTSNEIENLKAEEEVIVNELKQVESEWERFLEERTGELMEQKVQLRNDFEKITEELTKATRLQELVTLRAPQKGIVLNMAKRSVGSILQQAEAIVTLVPIDSTIEVEADVKSQDIARIRLADPVRVKLDAFPFQRHDTLSGEVRVISEDSFQQNNANREDRSLSSQESDPAFYRTRIRLVSKKLRNVPEGFRLLPGMKVRAEIKVGKRRVISYFLYPIIRALDESLREP, encoded by the coding sequence TTGGAAGCAGCAGATGGAACTTTGAGCGGTAAAGGCATGAAAAAGGAAAAATCAGAACTGGAAATACTCGAGTATCAACCTGATGCCGTTGAAATTGAAGAAAAACCGGTTGCAGGAAAGGTGAGATGGGTTTTGTACGTTATACTCGGGACCCTTATTGCCGTTGTGATCGCGGCCATCGTGTTTCGTGTAGATCGTATAATCGTTGCTGAAGGGAAACTTATAACCACTTCTCCGACTATAGTTGTTCAACCTCTTAACGCTGCAATCATCCGCTCGATTGATGTGCAGGTTGGTGATATTGTAGAAGAAGGGCAGGTATTGGCGACGCTGGACTCAACTTTTACAAGTGCGGATTTAAGTCAATTAAAAAGACAGAGGCTCACACTGAGTACGCAGCTACGCCGGATAAAATCTGAATTACAAAATACTTTGTTTGTCGGGTTACCGGAAGAAGGGGAGGATGGTCTTCTTCAGGAACAATTATTCAGACAAAGAAAACTCATTCTTCAACGTACCAAACAACTGAGTGATGACAAAAAAGCTGCTCTGGAGTCAAAGCGCACTTTAAACGCCATAAAACGTAAAGGAAGTGAAGGACAATTGAAGCTACTGCGGGACGTTGAGGGAACAACTGCAAAAATGCCTCAGAATGGGAGTGAATACAGGCTGAGGGTGCTTGAATCTCAAAAAAACCGCCATCTGACTTCTAATGAAATCGAGAATCTCAAAGCCGAAGAGGAAGTGATTGTTAATGAACTGAAACAGGTAGAATCAGAATGGGAACGTTTTTTAGAGGAAAGAACGGGTGAATTGATGGAGCAGAAAGTGCAACTGCGAAATGATTTTGAAAAAATAACAGAAGAATTGACCAAAGCGACAAGGCTTCAGGAGTTGGTAACTTTAAGAGCTCCGCAAAAAGGAATTGTATTAAATATGGCAAAACGATCCGTCGGTTCCATTCTTCAGCAGGCTGAAGCAATCGTCACCCTGGTTCCGATTGACAGTACAATTGAGGTTGAAGCCGATGTCAAATCTCAGGATATAGCCAGAATTCGGCTGGCGGATCCAGTACGTGTTAAACTGGATGCTTTTCCTTTCCAGAGGCACGACACTCTTTCCGGGGAGGTCAGAGTGATAAGTGAAGATTCCTTTCAACAAAACAATGCCAATCGAGAAGATAGATCCCTATCCAGTCAGGAGTCTGACCCAGCATTTTACAGGACTCGTATTCGTCTGGTATCAAAAAAGCTGCGAAACGTTCCGGAAGGGTTTCGGTTACTGCCGGGAATGAAGGTACGTGCTGAGATAAAAGTCGGAAAGAGAAGGGTAATCTCCTACTTTCTTTATCCAATTATCAGGGCATTAGATGAAAGTCTGAGAGAGCCCTGA